CCGTCTTAGTGCCAATATTGATGATTTCTATTTCTTCTAAGTTGGGCTTGGGTTTCTCTTCATACTGTTTTAAATCCCTTGAAATAGACTCAAATTCTTCCTCagtatcactctcgctttgaatTTCAGATTGCATGATTTCAAATTCATGAGAGATATCGAGATTGCAGCCATCGAATTCCAAAATAGTgacatccaaagggtcaaagAATTTTATTTGTGGCCATCTGAAAATAGAATAGAATATAAGTaataaataaatagcaaatactggagaaatttttcatttcattaAATTCAAAATGCATCAAGACTTCACAAAAGATAAATACACAGACGTGTTTGCTATTTAAAGATATATTTAACCCAAACCTTTATTTTCGTTTCAGCAATTTTCTTGAACAAAGCAAGTTATATTAACTGAAAAAGAATAAAGGTTAAAAAGATGAAagcaatttcttttaacaaaagaTCCAGACTACTGTCCTATCTGGATATGATCTAGACAAAAGACAATTCCCTTaaatttaccgaaattcccttcgagagggaaggtAATCAGCAGTCCAATTATGAATAGCTCCTTCGGTAATTGGCAAAAATTCTGCATTTTCTGATGGCCCCTCCTCACAAGTAGCCCCGACAAATAGCTGAGACAGGTCCACTTCAATTTTCTCCACAGGATTCTTCGTTTCTGGCATAAGCACCTCTGATGGACGAGGAAAGGTGTGATATAACGGCGGGGCGTTTAAGGAAGTTTGTTTACCCTTCTTTTTAGCTTGTTTTCGAGCTTGCATTTCTCTCCTATCCTTAGCAGTCGGATGAAATCCCAATCCAAATGTATCCTTCTGCGTCGGGATCTCTATTGGCTCCAAAATTCCTTGTAATTCCCGCCCAAGACCCTTTCCTATTTCGTATCCGCCTCGGATCATCTCCCTAGCCATTATAATACTGGCCTCTGGCAAATTTGATTGAGTCAACGACTTATCCCTGGATGCCCATCCCACAGAGACGATGTCAGCAACGTGATGAGACGAGATTGGAGTCCGTTTTCTGTTTTCACCATTAAACTTTGCATCAACGATCATGGTACAGTCATCCTCAGCAAACACAGCAATGAACTGATCATTCATAATAAACCTCAACATTTGATGCAGAGAAGATGGCACTGAATTGGAAGCATGTATCCAAGGTctcccaagcaaaatattataAATGCTGGAGAAGTCCATCACTTGGCAagtaacttggaattgagcaggGTCTATCTCCAATACCAGGTCTGTTTCACCCATAGATTCCCTCCTTGAACCATCAAATCCTCTAACCACAGTTGCAGATGGACGGAGTTTAATGTCAAGAAATCCAAGCTTGGTAAGAGTGTTCCATGGACAGATATTCAACGCTGACCCATTATCCACTAAGACCCTCGGCAACAGCTTTCCATTGCAACAGACCGATATATACAAAACTCTGTTATGCCCGATCCCTTCTGCAGTCAGATCATCATCAGAGAAGGCAATATGATTAGCAGCAAGTACATCCCCCACAATGTCAGAAAATTTATCCACCGAAATATCTTTAGGGACTTGAGCTTCATTCAGAATTTTGAGCAATGCTTCTCTGTGCAGCTCGGAAGtcaagagaagattcagaaaagaaATCTGAGCAGGCATCCTATCCAACTGCTCCACTATTTTGTATTCACTTCTCTTCAGCATCTTCAGAAAATCTATAGCTTCATTTTCAGACACACGAGGCATGGGTGTCGGAGATTTAACCTTGGCCCTAGATTGAATATCAATATCGGAGTTTTCCACAATTTTCCCAGACCTAGTAATAGTAGATATATCTTCCTTCAAGCAATCTTTACCGCCAATTAACAGACTGGGCTCCTCGTAGTTCCATGGTACCTCTTGCAAGTTATTGACAGGCATTTGTTCTGAAAATTCGAGAATGGCAGGCTCTGATATATCCCATTCAAAAGATGGAagatccaaaataaaaggaacTTCAGAATTGTCAACCTCGAAAGGCCCTCCTTCTACCATAAATGGCTCCTCTTTTTCAAACACAaaagattttaatttttcttcagCATTATCTTTAGTTATGGACTCTTCAACAGACAGCAGTTTCCTCATCTCCGCATGGTCAGTCTCCATCACGCCAAACACTTCAGTTTCATCTACAATGTACTGACTGGGGTCGACAAAATCTTCATCAGCGATGATAACCCCCACAGTACTCCCATGCTCAGGTAGAGGATTCTTACTAACATTCGGTCCCTGCTCTCCCTTTTTTCTGAGAAGGATGTCTTCAGAAtcaatcatgtcatgaatcttATGTTTTAAAGCCCAACAATTGCCAGTGGTATGACCTGGACTTCCAGAAGGATAAGCACAAATTGCATGCGGATCATAACCGGTAGGAGGACCTCTGGGATAGATTTTGGGAGGAACAGTGCCAATTTTTCCAACTGCTTTTAATTGCTCATACAACTGATCAATAGGTCGGTCCAAGTTGGTGAATGTTCGAAATTGTTTCTGAGTTTGAATTCCACTGGTTTGCAAAGAATTTTGAGAAAGGTTATTGTTTTGCAATGTTGGTCTGGAATGGTAAATGGGACGAGAGTGATTTTGAAAGACAGGTTGTGGAGTTGGAGGTAAGGGCGAGGTATTCAAATGATTTGGTCGGGAATGATGGAATTGGGTAGTAGTGTGGTAAACTAGTTGAGGATTGGTGTAATACGGGTAAGGAAAAGAATAGGTGGGATGGTTTTTGAGTCTGAAAGACGGGCCTTGATCCCATATAAAAGCAGTATcaccttctttctttttgaatgaGAGCTTTTTCCCAttgttgttttgattttgtagaTTATCCAATTGCAACTTTAatgcagacacattaacaatcttccctgCTTTGACAAATTCATCATACTCCTCCAATTTGTTAATGATAGCAGCAAATGAACTTCCAGTCATGCAGAAGATCTCTTCAAAATAGGGTGGATCGTGAGTCTTGATGAAAGTACGAACAATCTCTTCCTCGGTCAAATAAGGCTCCACTTTGGCAGCTAACTTTCTCCACAGTTTTGCGTAGGTCTTGTGATCTTTCGATGGCTTTCTTTTCGTACCCTCCAGTGTGGTTC
The genomic region above belongs to Coffea arabica cultivar ET-39 chromosome 7c, Coffea Arabica ET-39 HiFi, whole genome shotgun sequence and contains:
- the LOC113699712 gene encoding uncharacterized protein, producing MAAMEEQPTPVDKDLLRRLDRFDDFMKKNQGLSRHGGLDYDELCLFPDIQLPLEFKTPKFSKYDGTGNPKTHLKMFANKLGKLMDDENLPMRLFSKSLEGDALDWYSNLKSREVKTWLDLSAAFVKQYEFNCELAPTRTTLEGTKRKPSKDHKTYAKLWRKLAAKVEPYLTEEEIVRTFIKTHDPPYFEEIFCMTGSSFAAIINKLEEYDEFVKAGKIVNVSALKLQLDNLQNQNNNGKKLSFKKKEGDTAFIWDQGPSFRLKNHPTYSFPYPYYTNPQLVYHTTTQFHHSRPNHLNTSPLPPTPQPVFQNHSRPIYHSRPTLQNNNLSQNSLQTSGIQTQKQFRTFTNLDRPIDQLYEQLKAVGKIGTVPPKIYPRGPPTGYDPHAICAYPSGSPGHTTGNCWALKHKIHDMIDSEDILLRKKGEQGPNVSKNPLPEHGSTVGVIIADEDFVDPSQYIVDETEVFGVMETDHAEMRKLLSVEESITKDNAEEKLKSFVFEKEEPFMVEGGPFEVDNSEVPFILDLPSFEWDISEPAILEFSEQMPVNNLQEVPWNYEEPSLLIGGKDCLKEDISTITRSGKIVENSDIDIQSRAKVKSPTPMPRVSENEAIDFLKMLKRSEYKIVEQLDRMPAQISFLNLLLTSELHREALLKILNEAQVPKDISVDKFSDIVGDVLAANHIAFSDDDLTAEGIGHNRVLYISVCCNGKLLPRVLVDNGSALNICPWNTLTKLGFLDIKLRPSATVVRGFDGSRRESMGETDLVLEIDPAQFQVTCQVMDFSSIYNILLGRPWIHASNSVPSSLHQMLRFIMNDQFIAVFAEDDCTMIVDAKFNGENRKRTPISSHHVADIVSVGWASRDKSLTQSNLPEASIIMAREMIRGGYEIGKGLGRELQGILEPIEIPTQKDTFGLGFHPTAKDRREMQARKQAKKKGKQTSLNAPPLYHTFPRPSEVLMPETKNPVEKIEVDLSQLFVGATCEEGPSENAEFLPITEGAIHNWTADYLPSRREFRWPQIKFFDPLDVTILEFDGCNLDISHEFEIMQSEIQSESDTEEEFESISRDLKQYEEKPKPNLEEIEIINIGTKTEVKEVKVSIHLNKKQKEEMIEFLMLFQDVFAWSYDDMPGISTDIVVHRLPTDPNFLPLSNPVPVPKKSGEVRVCVDYRDLNKASPKDDFSLSNIHILLDNIAGHEIESFGDCFAGYHQILMAEEDRENLFYHPMGNLLL